The sequence TAGTGCATTAATGACTAAATGTCCCTTTTGTCCCTCGGGTAAGGGGTCCGATATCCATATagatctttttaattaatttttttataattaataaataaataaattcctaATTCCCTTGCCCTTTTGAATTAACGTAATGGTGTAGTCATGTTTTTAAAATCTTAGATACGCCTCTGTAAGTAACCTTTCATAAAAAGTGAGATTTGTACTCTTGAAAATATGGCATATTATCTGATACAATAGGCAAATATGATGTGATCACGTAAAAATCATTTACATTATTGATGTATATAGATTAACAAAAGTATACACATTTTTATGACCAAGGAACAAGACCCTTTTATATCCTGAGAAAAATTATATCTATCGAAAATTCTTGAATGTATTATTGTCGTTGTTGTCCCATTTTTTcgaatttaacttatatacactacCCGCGTAAAAATTCTTTTTACACTAAGAGTGAAATCTTGCTCATCTTTAAAATGTCCCCCTTCTCTTTCATTTGCCTCTTAAACTCAATACACTTTCtaattcacacacacacatagtGAGAGTGAGAGTGAGAGAAAGAGTGATTTTACAATGGAAGATGCACAAAATAATGCAGAAGAAGATTACATAGAATTGGAGGTAATTAACTCATCAAATTCCACCATTTCTTTGTTCCATTTCAAAACCAACTCTCCACCACAAGCACCAAGATCATCAGAATTTGAATTCCAAATGTTGTCTAGTAATTTTATTGATAGTAAAGACACTAATACATCAATATCTACAGCTGATGAACTCTTTTACAATGGCAAACTCCTCCCACTTCACCTCCCTTTTCGTTTACAAATGCTTGAGAATATCCTTCACaattcaacaataacaacatacccaatCTATTCCCACAGGTGGGATTTGGGGAGGGTAGCGaatacgcaaaccttacccctatcttatGCAGGTAGAGAGGATGTTTCTGAAAGACCCTCAGCTCGTGTAAGCAATATCCTTCGCAATTCAAGCAAAAACAAATCTCTTCATATTAGCAAAAGTTTTGATGATCTTGAACAATCTTTTAACACCCCATTTTTCCAATCTTGTAATGTTAGTTGTGAACTCAATAATCCACAAGATTACTTGTTTGGCTACTCAACAGATGATGAAATTATTTCAAGAAAATCAAAGTGGACTTCAAGAAAGCTTAGGCTTATCAAGAACCTCTCATTTGATTCAAAAATTAAGTCTTCAAAAGGTTATCTCAAGTGTTTGATTAATAATAGTGTTAAATTAGTAGCCAAGAATGAAATATTTGGGAAAATTATTCATAATAAAGGTGCATATAATCAAAGAAAGTCATCATTCTCAGGAGCTATTAAAAGGTTCTTGACATctaaatcttcttcttcttcttcttgtggcTCCTCAAATAACTCAAATGGGATTAATCAAGATGTGCATAATTTGTTAATGAGGAGGAGAAATGTGTATTATTCCGAGGTTGAAGATGAGAATCCAATTCAGGCTGCAATTGCTCACTGTAAAAATTCTCAACAACAGAAGTTCCATTCAAGAAAGAGTAATGGAAGTGAGCTTGGACTTGGCAGCTCAGTGTCAGCTTCCAAGTTGATCTTTCAAGAACAAGAAAGATCAGGACTTTGCAGGGGTTAGAAacctttcttttcattttcttttttaaatttggaTTTTTTTGGGGGAGATAATTTCGACGAttagaaaagtctttctttgGTTCCAGCCCCCCATTACACCAAAGCATGCCAATCAATACTATACCATAGCGCTTATATCTGTGAGTTGGGAAAATAATATCGTATATTTTTTATGGGGgaggagaggggggggggggacaaattaaattttttatagtTGCCTCATGTTGTGTTTTTGACCTGAGATGAATTTAAACGAGGAACATAACTAATGAGCAATTGGGTTTGAGATGTAATAATTGTTATAGTCTAACTTGTCGTCTTATGGTATATTTCTGTGAGAATAGTTAACTGTGTTTAGGAGACGGTTAGCCAGCTGTCACTATTAGTTACATTTGTCAGAATTAGTTGCACCTAATTGGGGTCACTTAGCTTAATTAAGTGATGATTAGGAATGTGCCTATATATATTCTTGTACTGGTATGTATTCAATACATTTTTtcagaataatagaaataattTCTCTTCTTCCCTTCTTCTCTCTGTCGCTAATTAGCTCAGTTGGAGCTTTACTCACAATTTCTTCTCCTTTATaaatttgtatattatattgagCACTCATATAAATCCATAATATGCATGGCAAAGGCATATTGTAGTTTCCAAGCACATTAATCCTACCTTTGaaatatcaaaagaaaaataaacgaGGGTTTGTCTTTaggaaaaatacataaatatCCCTTCAACTTGACCTGAAGTTTCAACTATATGTTTAAAGGCGATTTGTACTCTGTcgtccgaattcatgaagatgacgtGAACATTAACacatgaaaatttaaaaatcgtcctgaattcttattttatggccctaaaacaccaaaatatgaggaacgatcatggcgaagcaatgactattattcattaggtcacGACCTAATGGGCCCATAAACTTTTAGGTGATTTGGAGCTCGTTGCCCGAATTCATGAAAATGGCATGGATATTagcaaatgaaaattgaaaatcgtcctgaattcatgttttatggccctaaaacagcAAAAGCAAGGAACAACCATCGCGaaacaatgactattgttcattaagtCATTTTCGATaagcccacaaaattttaggcgattcagagcCCGTTGcccaaattcatgaagatggcataGACATTAGCACCAGAAAAATTAGAAATTATCTTGAATTCCTACTATAtagccttaaaatgccaaaaaactagGAACAGACATGGCGAAGTAATGAATATTATTTATTAGGCCAATTCCGATGTACTCACAAAATTTAAGGCGATTCAAAGCCCGATGCGCGAATTCATAAGATGGTGTGGACATTAACACACGAAAAATTTGAAATCATCATGAATTCTTATTGTAtgaccctaaaataccaaaaatgaggaaggATCGTGGTGAagaaatgactattgttcattaggtcatttctaATAGACCCAAGAAATTACAGGCGATTCAGAGTCTGTCGCCCAAATTCATGAACATGACGTGGACAAAATGCACACGAAAAATTGAAAATCATCCTAAATTCCTAATTTATGA is a genomic window of Nicotiana tabacum cultivar K326 chromosome 16, ASM71507v2, whole genome shotgun sequence containing:
- the LOC107820663 gene encoding putative membrane-associated kinase regulator 4, coding for MEDAQNNAEEDYIELEVINSSNSTISLFHFKTNSPPQAPRSSEFEFQMLSSNFIDSKDTNTSISTADELFYNGKLLPLHLPFRLQMLENILHNSTITTYPIYSHRWDLGRVANTQTLPLSYAGREDVSERPSARVSNILRNSSKNKSLHISKSFDDLEQSFNTPFFQSCNVSCELNNPQDYLFGYSTDDEIISRKSKWTSRKLRLIKNLSFDSKIKSSKGYLKCLINNSVKLVAKNEIFGKIIHNKGAYNQRKSSFSGAIKRFLTSKSSSSSSCGSSNNSNGINQDVHNLLMRRRNVYYSEVEDENPIQAAIAHCKNSQQQKFHSRKSNGSELGLGSSVSASKLIFQEQERSGLCRG